The Synechocystis sp. PCC 7509 genome includes a window with the following:
- a CDS encoding DUF1611 domain-containing protein gives MAFVKETALVYCENQFGLVDGKTAAGLVRHSETYTIVGIIDSSLAGKDAGEELGDKKNNIPIFANLAQALNKLAEVPNCYIYGKAPLDACISADEKLLILEAMSKGMDIVNGLHQFFSDDREFVAMAVKCGIQIKDIRKPPQLKDLHVFTGQIAKVNIPVIAVLGTDCACGKRTTAVELNKALNSLGIKSVMVATGQTSLMQGSKYGAAMDALVSQFAIGEIENAVVRAFDGENPDVILVEGQSAVSHPAFMSSIAILKGSMPDGVILQHPPARKVRCDFPLLNMPTVESEIQLIEAISQAQVIAIALSHENLSEEAVRKAIADYENRLQLPTTDVLNYGCQKLVQALCDRFPKLNQKIKKDLQPIPLLAMS, from the coding sequence ATGGCGTTTGTTAAAGAAACGGCTTTAGTTTACTGCGAAAATCAATTCGGCTTAGTAGACGGAAAAACTGCCGCAGGTTTGGTTAGACACTCAGAAACTTATACTATTGTGGGAATTATTGATAGTTCCTTGGCTGGTAAAGATGCTGGGGAAGAATTAGGAGATAAAAAGAATAATATTCCTATTTTTGCTAATTTAGCTCAAGCTTTAAATAAACTTGCAGAAGTTCCTAATTGTTACATTTATGGCAAAGCTCCCTTAGATGCTTGTATCTCTGCTGATGAAAAGCTGCTAATTTTAGAAGCTATGTCAAAAGGGATGGATATTGTTAACGGTCTGCATCAATTCTTCTCGGATGATCGAGAATTTGTAGCTATGGCTGTTAAGTGTGGTATCCAAATTAAAGATATTAGAAAGCCGCCACAATTAAAAGATTTACACGTTTTTACGGGTCAAATAGCTAAAGTAAATATTCCTGTAATTGCCGTGCTGGGTACGGATTGCGCTTGCGGAAAAAGGACTACCGCAGTGGAATTGAACAAAGCTTTAAATAGCTTGGGAATAAAATCGGTAATGGTGGCGACTGGGCAAACTAGCTTAATGCAGGGGTCAAAGTACGGCGCAGCAATGGACGCGCTGGTTTCCCAATTTGCGATCGGTGAAATCGAAAATGCTGTTGTTCGGGCTTTTGATGGCGAAAATCCCGATGTTATTTTAGTTGAGGGACAAAGCGCGGTTAGTCATCCGGCTTTTATGAGTTCTATAGCTATTTTAAAAGGAAGTATGCCCGATGGCGTTATTCTCCAACACCCTCCAGCGAGGAAAGTTCGGTGTGATTTTCCGCTTTTAAATATGCCTACTGTTGAAAGTGAAATTCAACTGATCGAAGCTATCTCCCAAGCTCAGGTAATTGCGATCGCACTAAGTCACGAAAACCTATCCGAGGAAGCTGTCAGAAAAGCGATCGCAGATTACGAAAACCGTTTGCAATTGCCTACTACCGATGTATTGAACTACGGATGCCAAAAACTCGTTCAAGCATTATGCGATCGCTTTCCTAAGCTGAATCAAAAAATTAAAAAAGATTTACAACCTATTCCTTTATTGGCAATGAGCTAA
- a CDS encoding pentapeptide repeat-containing protein: MKDLQQKLSFLKDKIAGLSNGAKKSYTVLFDSCYAAENVAFMLGGEWDECNGVVISVVDEIAIATAAKIVDARWCYEGKSSTLLPRLSVQVLKRRYAMGERHFINANLRGADLSNLNLSQVNLGWASLQGANLSGANLRNADLTQADLSDANLSDTDLTGANLNRAILS, from the coding sequence ATGAAAGACTTACAACAAAAATTGTCATTTCTTAAAGACAAAATCGCTGGCTTGAGTAACGGGGCTAAGAAAAGTTACACTGTCTTATTTGATTCGTGTTACGCAGCCGAAAATGTTGCTTTTATGCTTGGCGGTGAGTGGGACGAGTGTAATGGAGTTGTAATATCTGTAGTAGACGAAATAGCGATCGCAACGGCTGCCAAAATTGTTGACGCTAGATGGTGTTACGAAGGTAAGTCCAGCACTTTATTACCTAGATTGAGCGTTCAAGTTTTAAAACGACGTTATGCAATGGGAGAGAGGCATTTTATCAATGCTAATTTAAGGGGTGCAGACTTAAGTAATTTGAATTTAAGTCAAGTTAATTTAGGTTGGGCTTCTTTGCAGGGAGCTAATTTAAGTGGCGCAAATCTCCGCAACGCCGATTTAACGCAAGCAGATTTGAGCGATGCTAATTTGAGCGATACTGACCTTACAGGGGCAAATTTAAACCGAGCAATATTGAGTTAG
- a CDS encoding ribbon-helix-helix domain-containing protein produces the protein MTQPVSKQRISITVDAKLLQDIDQMTENRSAAVEEGLRLWHRQQIENQLRTFYQAQKPTDRQFDENWGEFAQTQMEEILDSEGL, from the coding sequence ATGACTCAACCCGTCAGCAAGCAACGAATCTCCATTACCGTAGATGCTAAATTACTTCAAGATATCGACCAAATGACAGAAAATCGTTCGGCGGCGGTAGAAGAAGGCTTACGATTGTGGCATAGACAGCAGATAGAAAATCAGTTACGCACCTTCTACCAAGCTCAAAAACCAACAGATAGGCAATTTGACGAAAACTGGGGAGAATTTGCTCAAACCCAAATGGAAGAAATTTTAGACTCCGAAGGACTCTAA
- a CDS encoding type II toxin-antitoxin system PemK/MazF family toxin, with protein MSLSKGDIVLVPFPFTDLSQTKLRPAVVLHIDSVGNDITLCFISSQSLTNLSLEEFAINPSDPEFTGTGLRIASKVRVSRIVTLEKSLVTRRIGKLGINQIQQLNNILIHTFQL; from the coding sequence ATGTCGCTTAGTAAAGGTGATATTGTCTTAGTTCCATTTCCTTTTACAGATTTGAGCCAAACTAAGCTAAGACCTGCTGTAGTGCTACACATAGATAGTGTAGGTAATGATATAACATTATGTTTTATTTCTTCTCAATCTCTGACTAATTTAAGCCTAGAAGAATTTGCTATTAATCCTTCCGACCCAGAATTTACAGGTACAGGATTGAGAATTGCGTCTAAAGTTAGAGTTTCTAGAATCGTTACTCTTGAGAAAAGCTTAGTAACTAGACGTATTGGAAAATTAGGAATTAATCAAATTCAACAACTAAACAATATTCTCATTCATACATTCCAGCTTTGA
- a CDS encoding alanine/ornithine racemase family PLP-dependent enzyme, with translation MKALMPRIEISLSQIRHNAQVLSELYGQQGISLMGVSKAVLGDPAIAQAMIEGGVKFIADSRLENIQRMKNAGVSAQFVLLRTALSQAESVIENVDISLNTELATITALDRYASLHNKIHQIVVMVELGDLREGVLKGDLSQFIKKTLALSHIKIIGIGCNLACFGGIKPDNNKMRELSQLADAIEREFSINLEIISGGNSANYEWYKAAQKVGRINNLRLGELILLGCETVNRKLIPGLHANAFKLIAEVIESKEKPSLPFGEICQNAFGSVPTFLDRGLRRRIIVALGRQDVLVSGLKPSDDLEILGSSSDHVVLDSNNYDLQVGSEVKFSLDYGGLLAAMTSPFINKQFVNYA, from the coding sequence ATGAAAGCATTAATGCCAAGAATAGAGATTAGTTTATCTCAAATAAGGCATAACGCGCAGGTACTATCGGAACTTTACGGACAACAGGGAATTTCCTTAATGGGAGTTTCCAAAGCCGTATTGGGAGATCCGGCGATCGCTCAGGCGATGATAGAAGGCGGAGTAAAGTTTATTGCCGACTCTCGCTTAGAAAACATCCAAAGAATGAAAAATGCCGGGGTATCGGCTCAATTTGTGCTTCTCCGCACTGCTTTAAGTCAGGCAGAATCGGTAATTGAGAATGTAGATATTAGTCTCAATACAGAACTTGCTACTATTACAGCACTTGATCGTTATGCAAGCTTACATAACAAAATCCATCAAATAGTTGTGATGGTAGAGCTAGGCGATTTGCGAGAAGGGGTACTTAAAGGCGATCTTTCTCAATTTATTAAAAAAACTCTTGCTTTGTCCCATATCAAAATTATCGGCATTGGCTGCAATTTGGCGTGTTTTGGGGGAATCAAGCCAGATAACAACAAAATGCGAGAGTTATCCCAATTAGCTGATGCGATTGAGAGAGAATTTTCAATTAATTTAGAAATAATTTCCGGTGGAAACTCAGCAAACTATGAATGGTATAAAGCTGCACAAAAAGTTGGTCGAATTAACAATCTACGTTTGGGCGAATTGATCCTTTTAGGTTGTGAAACCGTCAACCGCAAGCTCATTCCAGGTTTGCACGCCAACGCCTTTAAGTTGATTGCTGAAGTAATTGAATCTAAAGAAAAACCCTCTTTACCTTTTGGCGAAATCTGTCAAAATGCTTTTGGTAGTGTCCCCACCTTCCTAGATCGAGGTCTGCGCCGGAGAATTATTGTAGCTTTGGGCAGACAAGACGTTTTAGTATCTGGTTTAAAACCTAGTGACGACTTGGAAATACTAGGGTCTAGCAGCGATCATGTTGTTCTCGACAGCAATAACTACGATTTGCAAGTTGGCAGTGAAGTGAAGTTTAGCCTAGATTATGGTGGACTTCTAGCGGCAATGACTTCGCCTTTTATTAACAAGCAATTTGTCAATTATGCGTGA
- a CDS encoding putative toxin-antitoxin system toxin component, PIN family, whose protein sequence is MRLVVDTNILVSELTRKRGRELIIHPTLELYIAQMAWEETCHELGKRIEKMVRKEVFSQVAGQNLLSDAITLAESKLIIVPHEIYASWETIARLRIPRDPNDWFTVALALVLPAGIWTNDGDFLGCGLPTWTTETLISHLSLSN, encoded by the coding sequence ATGCGCTTAGTTGTCGATACAAATATTTTGGTTTCTGAGTTAACACGCAAACGAGGACGAGAATTAATTATTCATCCAACTTTAGAACTATACATAGCACAGATGGCTTGGGAAGAAACTTGTCATGAGTTGGGTAAACGAATTGAAAAGATGGTACGCAAGGAAGTATTTTCTCAGGTAGCCGGGCAAAATTTATTAAGTGATGCAATTACTCTTGCTGAGAGTAAATTAATTATAGTACCTCACGAAATTTACGCTTCATGGGAAACTATAGCTAGACTGCGTATTCCCCGCGATCCTAATGATTGGTTTACTGTTGCCTTGGCTTTAGTTTTACCCGCAGGCATTTGGACGAATGATGGGGATTTTTTGGGATGTGGTTTACCAACTTGGACTACAGAAACGCTTATATCCCATCTGTCACTATCTAATTAA
- a CDS encoding type II toxin-antitoxin system PemK/MazF family toxin: MKDNSYPRQGEIYLIRALKALGDTKKRPAVVVSINVRNQLSSSILVVPFTSDLTNGETPTRILVKAGEGGLLTDSLALCDNISAIRKSYLEQDAYGTISPESLQRIQQGIQIAIALI; encoded by the coding sequence GTGAAAGACAATAGTTATCCCCGCCAAGGAGAAATCTATCTAATTCGCGCTCTAAAAGCTTTAGGAGATACCAAAAAACGCCCCGCCGTTGTCGTTTCAATCAATGTTAGAAATCAGCTTTCTAGTAGTATTTTGGTTGTTCCCTTTACCAGCGATTTAACAAACGGGGAAACTCCCACCCGCATTTTGGTCAAAGCTGGCGAAGGCGGACTTCTAACAGACTCTTTGGCTTTGTGCGACAACATCTCAGCAATTCGCAAGTCTTATCTCGAACAAGATGCTTATGGCACGATTTCGCCGGAATCTTTGCAAAGAATCCAACAGGGAATTCAAATTGCGATCGCACTTATTTAA
- the ald gene encoding alanine dehydrogenase, whose translation MEIGVPKETKDQEFRVGLTPSSVRVLKENGHNIAVETLAGMESGFTDEEYQQAGAQIVNAVNAWNRQLVVKVKEPVASEYEFLAKEQLLFTYLHLAANRPLTEQLIDSGITAIAYETVELSGANKLPLLTPMSIIAGRLAVQFGARYLERQQGGRGILLGGVPGVKPGKVVILGGGIVGTEGARIAVGMGATVQIIDVNVERLAYLETIFGSRVELLYSNSAQIETAVKDADLLIGAVLVPGRKAPILVPRSLVKQMRSRSVIVDVAVDQGGCIETMHPTSHTQPTYVEEGVVHYGVANMPGAVPWTATQALNNSTLPYVLQLANLGEKALEINSALALGVNITKHRLVHPAVREVFPDLVN comes from the coding sequence ATGGAAATAGGCGTTCCCAAAGAGACAAAAGACCAAGAGTTTCGCGTAGGTTTAACCCCCAGTAGTGTTCGTGTCCTTAAAGAAAATGGTCACAACATAGCTGTAGAAACTCTTGCAGGTATGGAATCGGGCTTTACAGACGAGGAGTATCAGCAAGCTGGAGCGCAAATTGTTAATGCTGTAAATGCTTGGAATCGTCAGCTAGTAGTTAAAGTTAAAGAACCCGTCGCATCAGAGTATGAGTTTTTAGCTAAAGAGCAATTATTGTTTACTTATTTGCATTTAGCTGCAAACCGTCCGTTGACCGAGCAATTGATTGATTCGGGGATAACGGCGATCGCCTACGAAACTGTAGAACTTTCGGGCGCTAATAAATTACCCTTGCTTACCCCCATGAGCATCATTGCAGGACGTTTGGCGGTGCAATTTGGGGCGCGGTATCTCGAACGTCAACAAGGCGGTAGAGGCATTCTTTTAGGCGGTGTCCCAGGCGTTAAACCAGGAAAAGTAGTAATTTTAGGCGGCGGTATTGTCGGTACAGAAGGGGCGAGAATTGCCGTAGGAATGGGCGCTACAGTACAAATAATTGATGTAAATGTTGAGCGTTTAGCTTACCTTGAAACTATATTTGGCTCTAGAGTGGAGCTACTTTATAGCAATTCTGCTCAAATTGAAACGGCGGTAAAGGATGCCGATTTGCTAATTGGTGCAGTGTTAGTACCGGGACGTAAAGCACCGATTCTTGTCCCCCGCAGCTTAGTTAAACAAATGCGATCGCGTTCAGTTATTGTTGATGTGGCGGTAGATCAAGGCGGTTGCATTGAAACAATGCACCCAACATCGCATACACAGCCTACCTATGTAGAGGAAGGAGTAGTACATTATGGAGTTGCAAATATGCCCGGCGCAGTACCTTGGACGGCAACCCAAGCGCTAAATAATAGTACATTGCCCTATGTTTTGCAATTAGCCAATCTGGGAGAAAAAGCTTTAGAAATCAACTCAGCTTTGGCGCTAGGGGTAAATATAACCAAACATAGATTAGTACATCCGGCGGTGCGAGAAGTATTCCCAGACTTAGTTAATTGA
- a CDS encoding RNA-binding S4 domain-containing protein — protein MSLSWIKRKRDRPMTQIDKIIKLDQFLKWVGVAPTGGQAKLMILDGNVLVNGEIETRRGRKLVTGDRVTIASETFTVNLDNP, from the coding sequence TTGTCACTATCATGGATTAAACGTAAACGCGATCGCCCAATGACTCAAATAGACAAAATAATCAAACTCGACCAATTTTTAAAATGGGTAGGCGTAGCGCCCACTGGCGGACAAGCCAAGCTAATGATACTTGATGGCAATGTTTTAGTTAATGGTGAAATTGAAACTCGGCGGGGAAGAAAATTAGTTACAGGCGATCGCGTTACCATTGCCAGTGAGACTTTTACCGTTAATTTAGACAATCCTTGA
- a CDS encoding glycoside hydrolase family 15 protein, whose product MDKPAAPSRLDYYYAQVKTIILARQNPITGLLPASTAVTAHGDYTDAWVRDNVYSILAVWGLAIAYRKIDEDMGRTYELEHSVIKLMRGLLFAMMRQASKVEQFKHSQAAIDALHAKYNTQTGDIVVGDGDWGHLQLDATSIFILMLAQMTASGLHIVYTLDEVNFIQNLVYYIGRAYRTPDYGIWERGNKINHGNSELNASSVGMSKAALEAIAGLDLFGVRGSQASVIHVLPDEIARARITLENLLPRESGSKEIDAALLSIISFPAFAVEDVSLVERTRNDIINKLQGKYGCKRFLRDGHQTVLENSDRLHYEPWELKQFEHIESEWPLFFTYLLLDGIFRGDGEQVNDYQQRLQPLLVEQDGLQLLPELYYVPKENVEAEKKDPHSQERLPNENIPLVWAQGLYLLGQMLREKLLSVGDIDPLGQHLRLGRDRQALVQIALLAEDEDLQAQLEVYGIQTQTPQQLEPIQVRLAGDLSAIFTQIGRNDKLGLTGRPVRRLRSLIASRIFKIRGETIVFLPSFLDLQQFYLTLDYHFLVEEFKGELAYIQQHWRELGRPTLTWELTHTMFETGSEAMLALMQELQAGLCNGVKVKLGRLNQLMLTAATQRIDFLHEEFNFAQPLTDATPRQYYLACNPEKSQPLGNTQEFQIERETNPKVLLDKLRGSHNLYEQIELLQRLKSLQGVEFDTGFGGAGQKVAIADLLDEVYTQAGKAGIWAVVRKVAGLRQMVDIGLSDRVTRMLVRGKQISVGKSYSIESLIFRPLSNQEIAAKIDRFCGEDIRDRVLTQEILIYCGLLIQTEPQLFKGLLTLRIGYLILLMTSELARELGVTQDEAYEHLMQLSPFEVKLRLRQVLVGYDGMNQLLRQQESLHVKQQESDIDWAVIPAQDSQILPGGGWHQQREWDGSMNRVPKDFYQGVWQLLQHCKGVVIGDKLERRNRLDSDLILAMTPGEKNFALQVEHLLNKIEAPAYRQVNVEALMELAEIVQRNPKLQIEEYIVLDVLVGHAVRLGWLEKNAEKSEVYDEYKAAAWQEFYNTSPRVCAALVVKAVRYLTQFGT is encoded by the coding sequence ATGGATAAACCCGCCGCTCCTTCTCGCCTCGATTACTACTACGCTCAAGTTAAAACTATTATTTTGGCTCGGCAAAATCCGATTACAGGCTTATTACCAGCTAGTACGGCGGTTACTGCTCACGGAGATTATACCGATGCTTGGGTGAGAGACAATGTTTATAGCATTTTGGCAGTGTGGGGACTGGCGATCGCCTATCGTAAAATAGATGAAGATATGGGGCGCACCTATGAGTTAGAACATAGTGTAATTAAGTTGATGCGCGGGTTATTGTTTGCCATGATGCGCCAAGCAAGCAAAGTTGAGCAATTTAAACACAGTCAAGCAGCAATTGATGCCTTACACGCCAAGTACAACACCCAGACGGGCGATATTGTTGTGGGAGATGGCGATTGGGGACACTTGCAACTAGACGCAACTTCAATTTTTATTTTGATGTTGGCGCAAATGACGGCTTCGGGGTTGCACATTGTTTATACCCTGGACGAAGTTAATTTTATTCAAAATTTGGTTTATTACATTGGCAGAGCTTATCGTACTCCTGATTACGGCATTTGGGAGCGAGGAAATAAGATTAATCATGGCAATTCGGAATTAAATGCGAGTTCTGTAGGGATGTCTAAAGCCGCCTTAGAAGCGATCGCCGGACTAGATTTATTTGGGGTACGGGGTAGCCAAGCCTCGGTAATTCACGTCTTACCCGATGAAATTGCCCGCGCTCGAATTACGTTAGAAAACCTATTACCGCGCGAATCTGGCTCAAAAGAAATTGATGCGGCGCTGCTGAGTATAATTAGTTTTCCGGCGTTTGCGGTGGAAGATGTTTCATTAGTAGAACGTACTAGAAATGACATTATTAATAAATTGCAAGGAAAGTATGGTTGCAAGCGCTTTTTACGCGATGGACATCAAACGGTTTTAGAAAATAGCGATCGCTTACATTATGAACCTTGGGAATTAAAACAGTTTGAGCATATAGAGTCTGAATGGCCCTTATTTTTTACCTATTTGCTATTAGATGGCATTTTTCGAGGAGATGGGGAGCAAGTTAACGATTATCAACAGCGTTTGCAACCATTGTTAGTTGAACAAGATGGTTTGCAATTGTTGCCAGAACTCTATTATGTGCCGAAAGAAAACGTTGAGGCGGAGAAAAAAGATCCCCATTCTCAAGAGCGTTTGCCTAACGAAAATATCCCTTTAGTTTGGGCGCAAGGCTTGTATTTACTCGGTCAAATGCTGAGAGAGAAACTGTTGTCAGTGGGGGATATTGACCCCTTGGGACAGCATTTAAGATTGGGACGCGATCGCCAAGCGTTGGTACAAATTGCCCTATTAGCGGAGGATGAAGACCTCCAGGCGCAGTTAGAAGTTTATGGGATTCAAACCCAGACACCACAGCAATTAGAGCCGATTCAGGTGCGACTAGCAGGGGATTTATCGGCAATTTTTACCCAAATTGGACGCAATGATAAATTAGGCTTAACTGGTCGTCCGGTGCGGCGGTTGCGGAGTTTGATTGCATCAAGGATCTTTAAAATTCGCGGCGAAACTATTGTATTTTTACCGTCTTTTCTAGACTTGCAACAGTTTTATTTAACCCTTGACTATCACTTTTTAGTAGAGGAGTTTAAAGGAGAACTCGCTTACATTCAGCAGCATTGGCGCGAATTGGGTCGTCCGACTCTAACTTGGGAATTGACCCATACTATGTTTGAAACGGGTAGCGAGGCAATGCTTGCACTCATGCAGGAACTTCAAGCGGGGCTTTGCAATGGTGTAAAAGTAAAGTTAGGACGTTTGAATCAATTGATGCTAACGGCGGCTACCCAGCGCATAGATTTTCTGCATGAAGAATTTAATTTTGCTCAACCCCTTACCGATGCTACACCAAGGCAATATTATTTAGCTTGCAATCCAGAAAAAAGTCAGCCTTTAGGTAATACTCAGGAGTTTCAGATTGAGCGAGAAACCAATCCTAAAGTATTGTTAGATAAATTGCGCGGTTCTCATAATCTTTACGAGCAGATTGAGTTATTGCAGAGATTGAAAAGCTTGCAGGGAGTAGAGTTTGATACGGGTTTTGGTGGTGCAGGTCAAAAAGTAGCGATCGCAGACTTGTTAGACGAAGTTTATACTCAAGCTGGAAAGGCGGGAATTTGGGCGGTAGTTAGGAAAGTAGCGGGTTTGCGGCAAATGGTAGATATTGGCTTGTCCGATCGCGTGACAAGGATGCTAGTAAGGGGAAAACAAATCTCTGTCGGGAAGTCTTATAGTATCGAGTCGCTAATTTTTCGCCCCTTATCTAATCAAGAGATTGCTGCAAAAATAGATCGTTTTTGTGGGGAAGATATCCGCGATCGCGTTTTAACTCAAGAAATCCTTATCTATTGCGGTTTACTCATTCAAACCGAACCCCAATTATTTAAGGGTTTACTAACGTTGAGGATAGGTTATTTAATTTTACTCATGACTAGCGAACTAGCGCGGGAGTTGGGAGTTACTCAAGATGAGGCTTACGAACATTTGATGCAACTATCCCCTTTTGAAGTTAAGTTGCGCCTGCGTCAAGTATTAGTTGGTTATGACGGGATGAATCAACTATTACGCCAGCAAGAATCTCTGCACGTCAAGCAACAAGAAAGCGATATAGATTGGGCAGTAATACCCGCCCAAGATAGTCAAATTTTGCCTGGGGGGGGTTGGCATCAACAGAGAGAATGGGACGGCTCAATGAACCGCGTACCAAAGGATTTTTATCAAGGGGTATGGCAATTATTGCAACACTGCAAGGGTGTAGTTATTGGCGACAAGTTAGAGCGACGCAATCGTTTAGATAGTGACTTAATTTTAGCGATGACACCGGGGGAGAAAAATTTTGCCCTGCAAGTTGAGCATCTGCTAAACAAAATTGAAGCGCCAGCGTACCGACAAGTAAATGTTGAAGCATTAATGGAACTAGCCGAAATTGTCCAACGTAACCCAAAATTGCAAATTGAAGAATATATTGTTTTAGATGTATTAGTCGGTCATGCGGTGCGTTTGGGATGGCTAGAAAAGAATGCCGAAAAGAGCGAAGTCTATGATGAGTATAAAGCTGCTGCATGGCAGGAGTTTTACAATACTTCTCCTAGAGTTTGTGCGGCTTTAGTTGTGAAAGCCGTCCGTTACCTCACTCAATTTGGAACGTAA